A DNA window from Bos javanicus breed banteng chromosome 10, ARS-OSU_banteng_1.0, whole genome shotgun sequence contains the following coding sequences:
- the ZNF410 gene encoding zinc finger protein 410 isoform X1, giving the protein MLSDELESKPELLVQFVQNTSIPLGQGLVESEAKDITCLSLLPVTEASECSRLMLPDDTPNHTNSSKEVPSSAVLRSLQVNVGPDGEETRAQTIQKSPEFLSTPESPSLLQDLQPSDSTSFILLNLTRAGLGSSAEHLVFVQDEAEDSGNDFLSGESTDSSIPWFLRVQELAHDSLIAATRAQLAKNAKTSSNGENVHLGSGDGQPKDSGPLPQMEKKLKCTVEGCDRTFVWPAHFKYHLKTHRNDRSFICPAAGCGKSFYVLQRLKVHMRTHNGEKPFVCPESNCGKQFTTAGNLKNHLRIHTGEKPFLCEAQGCGRSFAEYSSLRKHLVVHSGEKPHQCQVCGKTFSQSGSRNVHMRKHHLQMGAAGSQEQEPAAEPLMGSSLLEEASVTSKNLVSMNSQPSLGGESLNLPNTNSILGVDDEVLAEGSPRPLSSVPDVTHHLVTMQSGRQSYEVSVLTAVNPQELLNQGDLTERRT; this is encoded by the exons ATGTTATCAGATGAGTTAGAATCCAAACCAGAG CTCCTGGTACAGTTTGTTCAGAATACGTCCATCCCCCTGGGACAGGGGTTAGTAGAATCAGAAGCTAAAGACATAACTTGCTTGTCCCTACTACCAGTGACTGAAGCCTCAGAATGCAGTCGGCTAATGTTACCAG ATGATACTCCAAATCATACGAACTCCTCCAAGGAGGTTCCTTCCTCGGCTGTGTTGAGAAGCCTTCAGGTGAATGTGGGTCCAGACGGAGAAGAGACGAGGGCTCAGACTATACAGAAGTCTCCAGAGTTTTTGTCTACTCCAGAGTCCCCTAGCTTGTTGCAAGATCTACAGCCAAGTGATAGCActtcttttattcttcttaaCCTAACAAGAGCag GTCTGGGCTCTTCAGCCGAACACTTGGTATTTGTACAAGATGAGGCAGAGGATTCAGGGAATGATTTCCTCTCCGGTGAGAGCACAGACAGTAGCATTCCCTGGTTCCTCCGGGTTCAGGAGTTGGCCCATGACAGTTTGATTGCTGCTACTCGGGCACAGCTGGCAAAGAATGCAAAAACCAGCAGCAATG GAGAAAATGTCCACCTTGGTTCTGGTGATGGGCAACCCAAAGATTCTGGGCCCCTTCCTCAAATGGAGAAGAAGCTCAAGTGTACAGTTGAAGGCTGTGACCGGACATTTGTGTGGCCTGCTCACTTTAAGTACCACCTCAAAACTCATCG aaacGACCGCTCCTTTATCTGCCCTGCAGCAGGTTGTGGGAAAAGCTTCTATGTACTACAGAGGCTGAAGGTGCACATGAGAACCCACAATGGGGAGAAGCCCTTTGTGTGCCCTGAGTCCAACTGTGGTAAGCAGTTCACTACAGCTGGAAACCTGAAGAACCACCTGCGCATCCACACAG GAGAGAAGCCTTTCCTTTGTGAAGCCCAAGGATGTGGCCGTTCCTTTGCTGAGTATTCTAGTCTTCGAAAACATTTGGTGGTTCACTCAG GAGAGAAGCCACATCAATGTCAAGTCTGTGGAAAGACCTTCTCTCAGAGTGGGAGCAGGAATGTGCATATGAGAAAGCATCACTTGCAGATGGGAGCAGCTGGGAGTCAAGAGCAGGAACCAGCTG CTGAGCCACTAATGGGCAGTAGTTTGCTTGAAGAGGCTTCAGTAACCAGTAAAAACCTGGTGTCTATGAATTCTCAGCCCAGCCTTGGTGGAGAGTCCTTGAACCTACCAAATACCAATTCTATCCTAGGAGTTGATGATG AGGTGCTTGCTGAAGGATCCCCGCGCCCCCTGTCTTCAGTGCCTGATGTGACACATCACCTGGTGACCATGCAGTCGGGGCGGCAGTCGTACGAGGTTTCTGTCTTAACTGCTGTAAATCCACAGGAG TTACTAAACCAAGGAGATTTAACTGAAAGACGGACATGA
- the ZNF410 gene encoding zinc finger protein 410 isoform X2: MLSDELESKPELLVQFVQNTSIPLGQGLVESEAKDITCLSLLPVTEASECSRLMLPDDTPNHTNSSKEVPSSAVLRSLQVNVGPDGEETRAQTIQKSPEFLSTPESPSLLQDLQPSDSTSFILLNLTRAGLGSSAEHLVFVQDEAEDSGNDFLSGESTDSSIPWFLRVQELAHDSLIAATRAQLAKNAKTSSNGENVHLGSGDGQPKDSGPLPQMEKKLKCTVEGCDRTFVWPAHFKYHLKTHRNDRSFICPAAGCGKSFYVLQRLKVHMRTHNGEKPFVCPESNCGKQFTTAGNLKNHLRIHTGEKPFLCEAQGCGRSFAEYSSLRKHLVVHSGEKPHQCQVCGKTFSQSGSRNVHMRKHHLQMGAAGSQEQEPAEVLAEGSPRPLSSVPDVTHHLVTMQSGRQSYEVSVLTAVNPQELLNQGDLTERRT; the protein is encoded by the exons ATGTTATCAGATGAGTTAGAATCCAAACCAGAG CTCCTGGTACAGTTTGTTCAGAATACGTCCATCCCCCTGGGACAGGGGTTAGTAGAATCAGAAGCTAAAGACATAACTTGCTTGTCCCTACTACCAGTGACTGAAGCCTCAGAATGCAGTCGGCTAATGTTACCAG ATGATACTCCAAATCATACGAACTCCTCCAAGGAGGTTCCTTCCTCGGCTGTGTTGAGAAGCCTTCAGGTGAATGTGGGTCCAGACGGAGAAGAGACGAGGGCTCAGACTATACAGAAGTCTCCAGAGTTTTTGTCTACTCCAGAGTCCCCTAGCTTGTTGCAAGATCTACAGCCAAGTGATAGCActtcttttattcttcttaaCCTAACAAGAGCag GTCTGGGCTCTTCAGCCGAACACTTGGTATTTGTACAAGATGAGGCAGAGGATTCAGGGAATGATTTCCTCTCCGGTGAGAGCACAGACAGTAGCATTCCCTGGTTCCTCCGGGTTCAGGAGTTGGCCCATGACAGTTTGATTGCTGCTACTCGGGCACAGCTGGCAAAGAATGCAAAAACCAGCAGCAATG GAGAAAATGTCCACCTTGGTTCTGGTGATGGGCAACCCAAAGATTCTGGGCCCCTTCCTCAAATGGAGAAGAAGCTCAAGTGTACAGTTGAAGGCTGTGACCGGACATTTGTGTGGCCTGCTCACTTTAAGTACCACCTCAAAACTCATCG aaacGACCGCTCCTTTATCTGCCCTGCAGCAGGTTGTGGGAAAAGCTTCTATGTACTACAGAGGCTGAAGGTGCACATGAGAACCCACAATGGGGAGAAGCCCTTTGTGTGCCCTGAGTCCAACTGTGGTAAGCAGTTCACTACAGCTGGAAACCTGAAGAACCACCTGCGCATCCACACAG GAGAGAAGCCTTTCCTTTGTGAAGCCCAAGGATGTGGCCGTTCCTTTGCTGAGTATTCTAGTCTTCGAAAACATTTGGTGGTTCACTCAG GAGAGAAGCCACATCAATGTCAAGTCTGTGGAAAGACCTTCTCTCAGAGTGGGAGCAGGAATGTGCATATGAGAAAGCATCACTTGCAGATGGGAGCAGCTGGGAGTCAAGAGCAGGAACCAGCTG AGGTGCTTGCTGAAGGATCCCCGCGCCCCCTGTCTTCAGTGCCTGATGTGACACATCACCTGGTGACCATGCAGTCGGGGCGGCAGTCGTACGAGGTTTCTGTCTTAACTGCTGTAAATCCACAGGAG TTACTAAACCAAGGAGATTTAACTGAAAGACGGACATGA